TACCCACACATGCTTTCCCCATTCTCCTCTGAAGCTGAAAGACTGAGAGCTATGCAGAGACATCTATCCGTATTCCTGAAATGTCATGGGAGATATCTTTCCTGGTGCTTagcaataaaagagagaaaacaccaTATTCGAGGTAATTAGAAACAACATTTAATGAATGACATGTTCTGAGTGCCTTGCCAGTTAGTCGCTGAATGGATCTCATTTGGTCAAATGCTTGTGTTTTCTATTATGACATTACTTAAGCTAATAGAGTTAAAATAATAGcatcaaaatttacaaaattatctCCTATCTGAATGAAAATGCAAATGATTCTACTTTTACTTCAGTAGCTCTGGAGTTTCAAGTCTGTTCACTTAGAAACAAAATGGCCTTGATTAACTTATACTTGAACTACCAATTCCCTCAAACTTAACATAAATATAAGACATTGCCAACTAGAATACCAATATGATTTTTTGGGGAAATTACACAATGGTTTTAACTTtcacatagaagaaaaaaatgcctgagaATAACaaggtaaatataaaaatgaagactGAGGCAAAAATGGGCTCCCACATTATAGTCAAAACCACTGTAACCAaatcaatattttattcataCAGGAGTAGAAAAGCAGAAGACacgaacagaaataaaaattctgaccAAATCTTAAGGAGTGTGAATGAGAATTGAATGTATGATAAATGTTGCATATTCAGTTCAATGGGAAATTGATTGCTTATTTAATAAGTGATTGTGGCACAAAGGCTGTCCTCAGCAAACACCAAATAACTCTGTGCTCTGCTTTGAGACACTTTTCTGAATCTGTTAGCAAGGGAAATGCTGAAGCTTTCTCAGATGTCTGCTGTGTCTAGGGAAGATGGGGGATGGCTTCAGAGCAAGAGGCCACAGGTCGGCTGTGAGCATCTGTGTCTGGCTGTTGAGCATCTCCAACAGCGGATGAGTGTCCAGGTAGACCTGAGGCTGTGCCCTGAGATTTCTGATCATCTCCCAGCACTGTCTCCACCAGCTGTACTTCCCGCCCCTCTTGGGAGAAACTAGCTAAAGACCCCCTGCCACGCAGcttgaagaaaggaaaagagaaatatattggGGAGCAGTTTCCCCAATGCCTCCTATTATCTTCCCAAATGTTGGTCAACTCCCCAGGAGCATCTTGGACCTCAAAGAAGCTGGGATGCACCTGAGGCACATCAGTCTCCTCTTGCAGGCAGGCAGCTTCCTATCTGAGGCCTGAGCCAGGATGACATCCTACTCCCCTCTCATCCTGTCCAGTATCAGTTCTTATAAACCCCATCTGTAGGAACAGCCTTCCAGGAAAACATAATGAGCTTCAGAGTTCTCCCATAAACCAGGCAGGCTGCCTCGCAAGATGTTTAAGTCACTCTACTGCTTCCTTTGCAGGCCCCCTTTCTTCCCTGACTCCTTGCATTGGACCCCCACAAATACTTTGCTAGGGAACCCGTTTGCACACGCAGACACTCACCCCATCCACATGCTCCCATTAtcaagggagaaggaaggggtgGCAGTGAAGGGTGAGGCAGGTTGAAAGTAGTCTGTGCCTTCTAGGAGCAGAAGGCAAATATCATGAGGGGCCATGAAACCCAGGGAAAAAGGGGAAGTAACAGATGCAAGTCATCTCTAATCTAAGTCTAGCTTAGTGGGGTGGTGTGACCTCGACCTCCTCTGCCCAAGTCCACTTGCATCTCTAGGGGCTTCCATGTTCTGTAGCCAGGGCAAGGGACCACCTTCTTGACCACAGTCTGACTTCTTGGATACCCTGCCCCAAACTTCTCCCATCATTCCCACTACGAAGTTCCAATGGGGCTTGTTTGTTATAGTTCAAAAGTGAATAAAAGggctgctcctcctgcctccatcccTGTTCCTGCTTGCTCTCCTCCCAGCCTAGTCTCCAACCCTCCCCATGTCTCAGCACACTGCCATGTTCCAGCCACCAGACACAACAGGCACCTTAAACCATCATGGTGTGGGGAGAGATGAGAAGTCATCTGGTCAACAGCTCGCAAGGAGTTGCCACACCAAACGTGACTGCATGACTCCAATGCAGTTAAAAGCTGTGGAAGTTACACAGAAGTAAAAGATACAGGCCTGCCCTCAAGAAACTTTGGTTCTATCAGAGTATAGACAAGTAACCCATGAAAGGCAATGCCAATGAGAAAGAAGGTCCAATAGGAAGACAGCATGCTGTTGGGGCACAGAGGAGGGAGGACCTAGATGTTCtggaagaaggaatgaaggaactGGAATGTGATCTGGGCATGCTGGACCCTGTCCTCAAGCCCCATGCCCCTCTTCCTACACCAGACGTCATGACCTGGAGACTGGGAAGCACTCCATGGGatggaaagagaaacagagggCTGGACACAGGGGTGCAAGGGCTGATGGTGTCCTTGGCTCAAGTCCAGCACAGGCTCAAAGGTTAGCTCTCCCCAGCAGGCATCTGTGGGCTTCCTCAGATTCCTTCTGGATCCGGTACAGTCCTTCCAGCCATGACTCCTCACCAGGCACATCCTCAGAGCCTTGGCCCTGGGTTACTTGCCTTTCCTGTAGTTCTTTCGGCCGAAAGTTTTGCTGGATGTATTGGTAAGCCTTGTTGCTGTAATAATCTCCTTCATTTTCCCACAGAATGGCTTCGACTTTCTCCATGAGCTCTTGCAGTTGGGCCTCCTGCTCCTCCCCCTGTGCCCTGTTGTTGAAGCTGCAATGGCGCCGTGCAAGGGTCACATCCAGCCAGGCAAGGGCCTGGTTGTCGGTCTCTCGCACATAGTCTTCCAGGGAGCCGCTGGCCAGGTCTTCCTTCCGGGTGAACACTAGGATGGTGTGACCCAGAACCCCCACTCCAAAGACCTCCTGCAGGCGCCTGACAACCTGCTGATCCTCATCTGTGAACCGGCCCAGTTGTGTCACCAGGAGCACGGCGTGGGGCCCTGGGGCGGATAAGACGATGGCTTGGCGGATAGCAGCTGCCACCTCTGGTGAGACCTGGGGGGACAGAATATTGGGTGTGTCAATCACCTCAAGCTCCTTCCCAGCCCACTCTCGGCTCCCTGTCTGGGAGGTCTTGGTCACGGGTCTGGTGCTGAGTTTAGACTCGAAGACGTCCCTGCCGAGGATGCTGTTTCCTGTTGCACTCTTCCCACTTCCTGTTTTCCCCATGAGaatgagcctcagtctccttggGGTCTTCTGTTCTTTCTCCATTAGACCTAGAAATATCCAAGAAAGCAGAGGGAACGGGGGTAAGGGCCCATGTACCCCATCTTGTCCTCACCAGGAGCTCCTGGGTGTATCCCCAGACTGCAGGGGCAGATTGTCAAAGACCAACATCTGCCCTGAAACCAGCGCTGGGCCACCATTCTGGGCCCACACCCTTGAAGGTGGGGCTGAACGTTCTCTCCCAGTGCAAGAGCAGAGCCTAGAGAGAAGAGCGAGACTTGGCCAATAGAACACCAAGAAACCCAATACCGAGGTTTTTAGATATGACTggggaagaaggcaggaagggaatTCCCTTCTCCTGGCCTTACAGGTCCCAAGACCCAGAGCACATAAAGAAGTGACAAGTAATAGCTGGTTTCCCAGTCTTGTCCCCACTGAAGACATTGATGTATCTCAGATGACAAAGCATGAAGCCGGCATGTGGCAGCATGGGCGTGGCCATCTCCTGAATCTCCTGGGCACCAACAGGCCTTGCTGTGGCCTGACAGCCACCCTTGGCTCTGACCCACATGCCAATTCTAACTGAGTGACATTGGCCCCCCTCCAGCTTCCCCAAGGTGGCTGGAAGGAATTTGAGTGAATGGGCAGAAGTCTGGGCAGTAGATCTTCATCCCCACCCACCTAGCCCAGTGCAGAGCCAGAGGAGACAGGAACCCCTATCTGAGCAGCCTGGAGCTAGCACACACCACTGGACTTTACTAAAGCCAAAtgcatcacttgagctctggagagGATTCTTAAAAGAATAGCTAAACTTGATTGCTATAACAAAAGGTCAAACAGGTGTTAGCACAGATATTGGTAATGTCCCTATTGTAGTAGGTTAACGTGGCTTTTTCCAGATGGCTCAGGCCATTTAAGTTCATAAAGTAAAAGGTCATTCATATTAAAATACGTAATGAATCACAAATCATTTCTTCTGGCCAGGAAAGGGCTGGGTTTCCAGCATTTCTAAATCCTGCCTCCCCAGGATGAATGACGAAGTTGAGCCCATGAAAGTTAAGCACCTGACCCTGTGCAATGGCTTTTGGGAAAGGGACGCCCACGATAAGGCAGAGCCCAGATCTGAGGCAGCAGCCAAGTACATTCTGCTTGTTCACAAGGCGCTTTCAACCTTACAACCGTGACAGCTCCACTTCGGAGTCAGCCAAACACCCATACAGGGTCTGTTGGCATCCAAGCCTCAGTCCAAGGCCACTTATTTTCGTCACACCCACTGTCAGCACATCCTTCCTGAGGAAGAACATCCACCATGTGAAAGCGTTTCCTTTGGAACTGGCATGGTGATTTAGTCATTGGTGCTATTTCTCACCTCCTTTTATCTATCATACCTATCCAGgggtcttttttcttattttcggCTGGTGATAAGAAGGGCCATACCCCAAAGGCCTCTGAtggtggctgaggtggggaaATTTCTGTGACTGAGGGACATCAGCTGCCTCTCCAAGCACACCATGGTGGTGGAGCTGTGTCCCACCTGCACCCCAGATGTTTCCCACCCGCTCCCCTCTCCTCATTTATTTTACCTCCTGACAGCTCCAGCACAGGATCCTGGGACAGCTTTTCTGAGGGATTCTCCTGGGGAATTTGTTCGTATTCTTCTTcctccatctacaaaaaaaaaaaaaaaaaatcatatgttctACTGACTTTCCAAATGAGTTTCAACAGCCACCTGCCTTTCGCCTTTCTCTTGCCAGAGGAAAGTTTTTTGCATTAGTTTAGGGTTGGGGTGGGACTGAGTGAGGCAATGGAAGAAGGGGTCTAGGACACTCTCTGCTGGCTTTAGGGACCCTATTTCTTTAGGGATGCTATCCCCCGCCCCCTCCACTGTGGTCTCCATCATAAGTTTAAGAGATTTTACAGATAAAGGTGCAACTGGTCTGGGAGCTGAGGAATGGATGAAATTTGGATAGACAAAGGGTCTGGAACTGttctgggaggtggggggaggtggagggggaggcagtggggagaaggtggaggaaggaaagaaggaggaggtggaagaAGGGAAGCACAGAAGCAGGTGTGATTCTGATCCTGTGTGCCCCGGGAGCAGCAGGAAGGCCTAGTGTGCCTGGAGGACGTGAATGAGTAGGATGTTGTTGGGAGGGGCCCCTTGGTGGGCCTTGGGGCCAGACTTTGGAGAAGACTGTGCAGTGAGGGTTGCAGAGGACTGGGATTGCAGGGGCTGAGCTGGGAAGGAAGCCAGAGACCTCAGGGAAGATGCAGCCACCACTTAGCTCTGTCTGGGCCTCAGCATCCCATCAGTATGAATGTTGGGCCTGAACTAGATGCCTGTGAATGTCTCTTCCCCTATTAAGGTCTCAACATATTTCATAACATTTTTTAGAGcaattcttagtcctttttgCAAATTAGGGCCACATCATTCCCAACCAGGAACTCCTGTCCCCCTTCCCATGACAGCAATGTGTCCTGGCTTCATGGACTAACACAGTTCTCTATGTCAAGATCCCATAAGTTTCTCTCTGCTGGATTTTCTCTGTGGGACTGAGGAGGAAGTTGCATGGTCCACGACTGTTTTTCCAGATCATGTAGGACATTCACAACCAGATGAAACAGATCCAGATGAAGGGTCTGGGGTGTGAGGAAACCTAAGTCCAGGGGAACCTGATAGACATGTTTTTCTCCTTGCCACATTGTTAGATGTTTGTTCTACTCTGTTCACCTGGCAAACACTCCAGTCCTCCCCAGATCCCAGGAGTGTATATGTGGATATTGCTTTATGATTGGTAAAGATCAATTTTGCagtgctgggctgggcatggaggGAGTCCAGGAAGGTCTGTTGACTTTCTAGGAAGAAAGAAGCAGGCCAGGTGGACAGCCTTACTCAGACCTGAACAGCCAGATTCTGGAAGGAGTCCAATATTTCACCTACCAAAGGGAGTTAGTTCTTCCTAACTGGTGGTCTCCCAATCTCTTTGTCCCTGGCTTCCTTACATTCCTTGTGGAAACCGAGACAGCACTTTACCAATGTGATCTCATTCCTCCTTTAGAGAGAACGGGCAGGCAGCTTAACAGGAAACAACAGCCGGGTGGAACTAGGCTGTGGCATGCAGGAACCTGCACTGTGCCTTCGCAGGGTTCGGGGAATGGGTCTGCAGGCAAGgcacctccctgcctcctcctaGACCCTGCCCAGAATGGCATCTCCCATATTGGCCACGGTGTGCATTGTCTCCAACACAGAAGATGGAACAGATAGTACCATCCTTGTCATGTTGCTCTGGAAGAAAGCAAAACTCAGAGAAGCATCTTGCCAAATGTTAAACAGTGACTTTGTCACAAGGCAAAAAGTTCTCCAGACGTGTTGGTCACAGCTCTTTTTATCACATTATAAACCTGcacacaccacagcacacacaaatacacaacacacacacatacaccaaacACATGTACCACTCACACACGCAGGTGAatgcacaaacacatacacaaacacaaatatccatacataacacacacacacaacactcacatacacacacaacacaaacatcacacacacaaacaccactcACACACATTCATGTTAACACATACAAACatgtaaacacacatatacaacacaaacacccacacatacacatccaAATATGGCACGCACAAATACTCAGACTTACCTCTGCACCAGCTCACAGGCAAGGGAAAGGACCACGTTTCTTGTCTCCCGGCCACGCACTCTCACGGAGGAGGCAGAGAAAAGCTTCCACGGTGTATGAACACAAGGAGGACAAGGCCGATGTTTGCTTATATTTTCAGCAAAATGTTTTCAGAGAGCTGGGCTGGAGACCTGCCCTTGAAAGAGCAGTGTCCGCTGGAGATGGAGGAACAGGAAGCGGGTAGGAGCACCAGCCTTCCTGAGTCAGAAGAGTCTGCTGTTGCACTTTGCAGCCTCGGAAGTAGAAAAAGGGAGGATACCAGTGGTGGGATTATTTTTATCCTGAGCCAGGATAACTAGAACTCAGAGCTTAAAAAGAAGCAGATACCTCAGAAAGATTTGTGTCAGGAGGAGTGACTGCCTCCTGATCTCTCTTTTCTGaaccccacctcctccccagggAACTTCTGTGCCTCAGTATTGGGGCAAACAGTCATTGTCTCCTTTCTTCCCCAACCTCTCCTTCCTTTAATAGTTTCTCTCAGGACAAGGTCTGATACTCATTACCTCTAAGGCATGAATCATTGGTGATTACAACTGCTACACCTTCTAGAAGATCTGCAGTATAAGAAGagggaaaatacaaaagaatgtcTAAAATGTAGGATTAAAGAGAGCCCTTGTTATGGGGGAAGAACAATATTTtaaacacaggctaagggagaaaaCACCTCAGCATCCTCAAAAACATGTTTTCTAGGACTTTACTGACAGATCTGATGACTGTGGCTAAAGGGAAGCCATTGAAGGAAGACATTCAGAACATAGGAGCATAAGTGATGATATTGTTAccacatgattttaaaatgttaagattcCCTAAAAAAATTCCACTCAATCTACTATAATAGTTCTAattttctttggttctgttcTGGTTGATAGTCATGGTGTATCTACTAAAATTGTTacatagtatgtgtgtgtgtgtgtatatatatatcttttaatatatatatatacatatcttttaATGTTCTACTTATTCTGTAAATACCCTgacataattaatttttttttgagacagaatgtcattctgtcacccagactggagtgcagtggtgtgatctcagttcactgcaacctcatcctcccaggttcaagcgattctcatgcctcagcctcccaaatagctggaattacaggcatccgcacactcggctaatattttgtatttttaatacagacggggttttaccatgttggccaggttggtcttgaactcctgacctcaagtgatctgcccacctcggcctcccagagtgttgggattatggccatgagccaccgcacctggcgtaacatgattaattcttttttttttttttttttttctcgagacggagtctcactctgtcgcccaggctggagtgcagtggcacgatcttggctcactgtaagttccgcctcctgggttcacgccattctcctgcctcagcctcctgagtagctgggactccaggtgcccaccaccacgcccggctaattttttgtatttttagtagagatggggtttcactgtgttagccaggatggtctcgatctcc
This window of the Pongo abelii isolate AG06213 chromosome 6, NHGRI_mPonAbe1-v2.0_pri, whole genome shotgun sequence genome carries:
- the GIMAP6 gene encoding GTPase IMAP family member 6; its protein translation is MEEEEYEQIPQENPSEKLSQDPVLELSGGLMEKEQKTPRRLRLILMGKTGSGKSATGNSILGRDVFESKLSTRPVTKTSQTGSREWAGKELEVIDTPNILSPQVSPEVAAAIRQAIVLSAPGPHAVLLVTQLGRFTDEDQQVVRRLQEVFGVGVLGHTILVFTRKEDLASGSLEDYVRETDNQALAWLDVTLARRHCSFNNRAQGEEQEAQLQELMEKVEAILWENEGDYYSNKAYQYIQQNFRPKELQERQVTQGQGSEDVPGEESWLEGLYRIQKESEEAHRCLLGRANL